Below is a genomic region from Nocardioides panacis.
CTCTGCGCCCAGCTGCTCGCCCTGCACTTCTCCCTGGCGCTCGGGCTGACCGCTGACAACCCGTTCCCGTCGGGGGGAGGTGAACCGCGTTGTGCAAGGCGTGCGAATCCACCCCTCACGGGGCGGGCGGTGACTGAGCTACGCACCCGCTGTGAAGACGGTCATGCGACTGGTGCGGCCTGCGCAATGTCAGATCTAGGCGATCGAAGCCGCCCACAAACGCGGCAAGGGAACGGTTCGTAGGGTGCGGCCATGCGCGTAGTAGTCATCGGTGGTACTGGTCACATCGGTACCTATCTAGTTCCGAGCCTGGTCAGGGCTGGGCATGAGGTCATGGTGGTGAGTCGGGGATCCCGTCAGCCGTACCGGGACGACCCTGTCTGGCGTGCGATCGAGTTGGTGGTTTGTGACCGGGAGGCCGCCGAGAGAGACGGCACGTTCGGGTCGCTCGTCGCCGGATTGCGGCCCGATGCAGTGTTGGACCTGATTTGCTTCACGGCAGACCAGGCGAGGCAGCTGGTCGGTGCGTTGGACGGTCAGCACGTGATCCACACCGGCAGTGTCTGGTCCTACGGAGTGAGCGCGTTGGTCCCGACAAGTGAAGACGCGCCGAAGAATCCCCACGGCGAATACGGCGTCAACAAGCTCGCCATCGAGCGGTACTTGATGGGTCAGGACCGAGTTCGCGCCACGGTCGTTCACCCTGGGCACATCAGTGGTCCAGGCTGGATGCCGATCGGACCCGCCGGCAACCTTGACCCGGTCG
It encodes:
- a CDS encoding NAD-dependent epimerase/dehydratase family protein, with amino-acid sequence MRVVVIGGTGHIGTYLVPSLVRAGHEVMVVSRGSRQPYRDDPVWRAIELVVCDREAAERDGTFGSLVAGLRPDAVLDLICFTADQARQLVGALDGQHVIHTGSVWSYGVSALVPTSEDAPKNPHGEYGVNKLAIERYLMGQDRVRATVVHPGHISGPGWMPIGPAGNLDPVVLDTLRADGSCLLPDRGGETIHHVHADDVASLHQACLEQPDAASGESFNSVCTQALTLRGYAELVARHFGHEPDLEFVPWAEFASRVDPEEADTTIEHIGRAPMFSMDKARSLLGFVPKHSVTETVLEAIDAWVTANRS